The genomic DNA CGTTCTTATCGATGACATGATGGATGCTTTTGAAGGCTGTCCGACTGATTCCATAAAAGTTGCTGATGAAGCATTTGATGGTGACGCAACAAAGTTTGAATAAAGATAAACATGAATCAGTGGGAGATCGTTCTCCCGCTGATTCAATTTTTAACCAAAATCATTATTCTTCAGACAAACAATCTCAAAGTTAAATGCTTAACAGTCAAAGCACGAGGTGAAAGCGAATAGAACATCTCATTCATGAGCTTACAACAAAGTGCAAGTAACGAAGAATGCAAGCGGTTTGTCAACAATCTGAAATCCCGCACATATGTGAGCGGGATTTACATTTTAAAAATGAAGCTACACTAATCCAAACAGTCTTACAAGCTGTGCAGTGATGAATGTAATAACGATTGCGATGACTGTTGGAATTGCAAAAGCAAAAAAAGTCCACTTCTTACTTTTCGTTTCTTTATAAATATTAACCAATGTCGTTCCGCAAGGATAATGCAACAATGAAAATAGCATCATATTTAAAGCGGTCAACCAAGTCCAGCCTTGATCTAAAAACATTTGCTGTAGTGAAGCCAAATCTTCTACCTCAATCATTGCTCCTGTAGATAAGTACCCCATAAATAAAATCGGTAATACAATCTCATTAGCAGGAAGTCCAAGAATAAATGCAAGCAAAATATATCCGTCTAAACCGAGAAGTGTTGCAAATGGATCCAAAAACTGAACTGCATGCATAAATATACTCGTGTCACCAATGTAAATGTTTGCCAAAATCCAAGTCAATACTCCAGCTGGTGCGGCAACAACAACTGCTCTTTTTAACACATTCCATGACTTATCAATCGAAGCTCGTACAATCGTATTCATAAATTTTGGTCTGCGATAAGGCGGAAGCTCAAGTGTATAGTGAGTTGGAATTCCTTTCAATAATGTTTTTGATAATAACCACGAAACAAAAAGTGTTACAAATACCCCAAATAAAACAATTCCAACAACGACAAGTGCGGTAACGAGTGTTTTTGCGCCTCCGCTGTAGCCTACTGCCATAAATAATGATGAAAGAATGATTAATACCGGCCAACGGCCATTACATGGTACAAAATTATTTGTTAAAATAGCAATCATTCTTTCTCGGGGAGATTCGATAATTCTAGTTGAAATGACTGCTGCTGCATTACAGCCAAACCCCATCGCCATAGTTAATGATTGTTTTCCGTGAGCACCAGCTTTTTTAAACATCCGATCCATATTGAATGCTACACGGGGTAAATATCCGTAATTTTCTAAGAGTGCGAAAATTGGGAAAAATATTGCCATTGGAGGAAGCATAACACTAACTACCCAAGATGTACCTCTATACAATCCAAGAACAACTACCCCATATAACCAATCTGGAGCATGAATAAATTGGAAAAACCTCGTAATATACCGTTCTAACCATCCAAAAAAACTAGCAAGCATTTCAGATGGGACGTTTGCCCCTGCAATTGTAATATAAAAAACGATCCCTAACATTAAAAGCATAATCGGAAAACCAAAAATCGGGGAAGTAAACACTTTATCTAACTTTTCAGTTTGAGACTGCTGTTTTGTTTTCTTAAATTCAACAGTCTCTCGACAAATTTCCTTTGTCGTCTTAAAAATTGACTGCACTATGTCATCTCTCGTATCGTGTGAAGAAAGCTCATTTGCTTTTTCCGCCAACTGCTTAAGTGCCTTGTTATGAATTGAGGCTGCATTCATAAGTCTCACCTTCTATTAAGACAGAACGATTAAGCAATTTTTCCATCTCTTTTATCATCCCTTCATCCCCGTCTAACAATCTAAGTGCAACCCATCTCGCTGGAAACTGATGACCAAAAATCTTTCTTACCTCAGGCTCCAATATGCGCAACTGTTCTTCAATTTTATTAGATTATTTTATTTTATATGGTTTAAGTGTAATTTTTCCATCCATTACTTGTTCAACAGTAGTTAAAAGCATGTCTAATCCTACTTTGTTTCGTGCTGATATTTTAACAACTGGAACCCCTAGCTTAACTGATAATTTCTTATCATTAATTAAAATGCCTTTTTTCTCTGCTTCGTCAATCAAATTAATAGCGATAACAACTTTATCTGTCATTTCCAATACTTGAAGCGCTAAGTTTAAATTTCTTTCAAGTGAAGTCGCATCAACGACGACAATCGTAACATCAGGCTTGTTAAAAATAATATAATTTCGTGCTACTTCCTCATCAGCAGAATTTGAATATAAAGAATAAGTACCTGGTAAATCTATAACTTTATAATTCTTTTCATTAAAAATAAAGTTTCCTACTGCGTGAAGAACTGTTTTCCCCGGCCAATTACCAGTATGCTGTTTTAAACCGGTTAACGCATTAAATAAAGTACTTTTTCCCGTATTTGGATTTCCAACTAAAGCAAGTGTATATTCAATACTTTTAAAATCCATATAATATCGTCCCCCAAATTTTTGAGCTTTCTTCTTTTCTTAAAGCAATTGTTGTTTGACTAACACGATAAGCAACAGGGTCTCCAAGCGGACTTTTTTGTAAAACGATAATTTCTCCCCCAGGAACAAATCCTAAATCTAGAAGCCGTCTTCGCATCATTCCGTCTATGTCTATTTTTTTTATTAAGAAACGGGAGCCTACCTCTGCATCAGATAAAGGAAACAAGTTTGCTTCTGTCATTATATTTTCAACCCCCAAAGTTTATTAGGCTAGTACATATAAGTTGGTCATAGGCAAATATCTATACTTATCTTATTCCCCTCATTCTAAAATGTCAATAAAAATATTTTTTTCTCTTAAAAAAGTTCACAAAAAAACAAATTGTAAACAAAAAGGGTTCGGAACAGTACATTCCGAACCTCTTTTTGGCAACTTTTTTGGATTTTTCGATCTATCTTCAAGTAACTAGGCCCCTCTTAGTCTCATTTATTGCACCATGAATGGAACTTTCCAAGTCTAGTTGGCCATGTTTTTAAATTTTATATTTAACGAAAGCAAGGATTGCCTGAGTCCCCCTAACGTTGATCTACGCATACCATGCTTTTCTTTCGAATCAGCGAATTATATAGGTTTTACATCTTTGTGATGATGAAGATGAGCTTTTTCCTCCATTTACTCTTGTCAAATATGACGTGTCACCACTTTTTGATGATCCATACTCTGTGTCCACAGCTCCAGAAATGGACAAATGGCGCAAATCTGCTTTGGTAATTGATACTGACTATGTTCTTCTTTCGGCGTAGTCGAGTACGTCAAAATCTTACCTGCTGGACAGATGTAACAATTAAAGTGTTCATTATTAACATATTCGTATATTCGAAAGAAATCGCTATTTTGTAAAGTGGTCTAGTGTATGGTAATAGAGGTGTCATTTCGTGATCAATAAGATATTTTGTGTGATGACAGGTGTTTTATAAACTACGTCTCCTCAACAGCTTCAAGCTTTTCGATATCAAAAGAATGATAATAGATTCCAAAGTCAGAAATTAGCGATCGTAAAAACTCGAAGAAAGATAAAGAAGCCAAATAAGCATGTTAACTAAGTAGAGATGAATTTAATTATAAATAAATGGTTAAAAGGTCATATAAGAACCTCGTTTCTCTTTTTTTAAAACAAGAAAATTATGGTGAATATTAATATTTAATTAATTTAATCACAATCATCCAATGCTAGTGATACACAACTTTGTGTATGGGGATGTCTTTAAGGTTTAACGTTTTAGATCACCCTCTAGAAGATTGTGAAAAAATAAGAAACAATAATACGAGCATAGCAATATCTAAACGGGCATTAAAAGCAAATTGAATGAAACCGGAATGCAAAGTAGGAATCTTAGTTAACAATAAAGCGGCTAACATAATCACCATTAATGGAATCGTTGCGATTCTTGTCCATTTATTAAATAGAATAAAAATGCCGCAAATCATTTCGATGAGTGCGATTACATACATAGTGCTCATCGGGCTTGGTAATGGGAGGCTTATAAAAACTTGCCCCAGTTCTGGACTTATGAACTTCATCAGCCCTGAAATAATAAAAACATAGGCAACAATATAACGGATCCAACTGATTGTAATTACCCCCTTTTGAATAAGTATATGAATCCAATGGAATAAAAATATACCAAACTATGGATTTCTTATCGCTTATTTAAAAAAGGGAAGGTTTACTTTGAAATAATGTCAGTTTAAAATATAGACATCATAAACACATTATTAAAGTTGCAAAATTTGCAACTAGTTGCCTCTAGATCTTCACAAATCCTTTTTATTAAATTGTTTATAACCGTCATTACGCTTGCCATACTCACACCAAAAATACAACCTTTTTCATGATTTCTTCTCCCTTTTAGCCCATCATCGAAGTCTTTACAGTGTCTTATCGATTCCATTTTCTTATACACGATCTCTTTAGACCAAGCATACTAGACTGATTCAATTAAGTGTGTGGAGTTAGCCTTTTTTTTTGTATGGATTTTAAGGTTCCAAGGCCATTCGACTTTCCTTCATTTTTTTTACTAAAAAAAATAGTAGTACAAACCTTAGTCTAGGTCTGTACTACTTATGTTAGTATGATTTTAATATTCTAATAAGAAGCTTGTTTATTGATCCAGTTTGACAGTTTATTAAATAAAAGCATAAATACAATTGTGATAAAAAAGCCTTTTACGATATTAAAAGGTAAAATGGCTCCAACAACCATTTGCCGCGTTTCAGGTGCCGACATCGCTTGTGCATTCAAGAACAGAGTGTAAGCTGGTAAAATGACATAATAATTTAATACACTCATAAAAATGGCCATTATAATCGTTCCCGCCATTAACCCGATCGTCATCCCTTTTTTTGATTTAAACTTTCGATAAATGTAATATGTCGGTAAAATGTATGTTATACCGGCAATAACGTTGGCAATGTGGCCTACTGGAACTCCAGTTGGGCTGCCTTTCATAAAATAATCTAAAATATTTTTAATAATTTCAACTAATATTCCAGCCGCTGGTCCATAAATTAACGCTGCTATTAAAGCGGGTATATCACTAAAGTCAATTTCAAGAAAGACCGGGAATGGTGGAATCGGAAAGTTTAATATCATTAAAACATAAGCAATACTACTTAACATTCCAACCGCTGTAAACGCCTTAATACTTAACTTCTTCATCTTCCTCTCTCCTTTTGAGATCCATCTCGTAAGAAGAAAAGTTCAGCAAAAGCATTCCTTTAAATAAAAATCCCTTGAGTCACTTAACTCAAGGGAGATTTTTAAAGGCACGCTTAATAAACATTCATTAAAAGTATTTTTGAACGTTCGCAGAACCTCCATCTTCTCCCATCCAGACTGTACTGTCGGCTTTGGATTTCCACCAAATCCTGCTCTTATACAAAGAGCTCGCGGGCTTAAAGAATTAACTTTTCACCGCCGGTCGGGAATTTCACCCAGCCCCGAAGATAGATCATATATCATTTTATAAAACTATTATCATTTAAATTTCATTATACTAAAACAGAAAACAAATAGCAAAGCCTTTATCTCAGCATCCTTTAACGCTTTTCATATGAAGCAACTTTATATAAATCTAAAAATTTATTCCTAATATATAAGCTGAAGGACCCTTTCAACAAACTAAAAAGGATGTGAGACTAAAAGTAATTTAAAATATAATTAAAAGTTAAAATTAGTAAAAACATTAAGTAATTATTTGAGAATCGGAATCGTTTTTTAGTTCTTTTTTTGTTCTAAACTTATCCTGACAAAAATATTTATCATTTATAATGTAACATTTCAATTGAAGAAAATTCGCTCGGCAACTGACTTGTTTGCGACTTACCTACTGTTCCACTATAATTAAAAGGCAGCTGTACATCGTTTTAGTCATTAAAGGAGGAGCAAACATGGCTTTTGATAATAAAATCGTGGAAGCTTTTGTAGAAATTCCAACTGGAAGCCAAAATAAGTATGAGTTCGATAAAGAACGGGGAATATTTAAATTAGATCGAGTATTATTTTCCCCAATGTTTTATCCTGCAGAATACGGCTACTTAGAGCATACTCTTGCCTTAGATGGTGATCCACTGGACATTCTCGTTCTCGTGACAAATCCAACCTTCCCAGGGTGTATTATTCACACTCGCGTCATTGGCTTTTTAAATATGATTGACAGTGGCGAGGAAGACGCAAAGTTAATTGGGGTTCCTGTCAATGACCCTCGTTTTGATGATATTTATACGCTTGAAGATGTTCCAAAGCATAAATTAAAAGAAATATCTTATTTCTTCGAACATTATAAAGATCTGCAAGGAAAAAAAACAGAAGTTGGTGATTGGGAAGGTCCCGAAGCAGCCGCAAATTTAATTGAAGAATGCTTAGTACGTTATCAGCAGCATAAATAAAGAGAAGTTTTCACTTGAAATTTTCCTCTTTTTTTAAAAAGGTGATCTATAATGTATAGATTAAAAAGATTGTTTTTTTTTTTTTATAAAAAACATACTTTTTATTTTTATCGTAAAGATTATTGAACCTTATCGCATTTAAAGCGTTTTCATTCAAAAGATGAACATTTTTTCAAATTGACATAAAATCATTCGTCTTGTAAAATAATCAGAAAAATTACTTCTTACAGGCAGGTGCAAATTTAATGTATTATGTTTTAGTAGCAGATGCAATTAATGAAGTTGGTTTACAGCCATTATTAGAAATGGAGAATGTAGACATTATTCAAAAGAAAACAGATGATCCAACAGTCCCACTAGATAAGATTGATGCCCTTTTAGTTCGAAGTGCAACAAAGGTTGATGAGAAGCTACTTGAAAAAATGCCGAGTCTAAAAATTATTGCCCGTGCGGGCGTTGGTGTTGATAATATTGATATTAATGCAGCGACAAAACACGGAATTATCGTCGTTAATGCCCCTGATGGCAACACGATCTCAACTACAGAGCATACATTTGCAATGATGGCGTCATTAATGCGTAACATCCCACAAGCGCATCAGTCAATTAAAAACCTTGAGTGGAAAAGAAATGCGTTTGTTGGTACTGAATTATATGGTAAAACACTTGGGATTATCGGATTAGGGAGAATTGGTTCAGAACTTGCTAAACGCGCAATGGTATTTGGGATGAATGTTCGTGTTTTCGATCCATTCCTTACAAAAGAAAGAGCGGCAAAATTAGGAATACAGCCAAATACACTAGATGAGCTTCTCGGCAATTCTGACATTATTACCGTTCATACCCCATTGACAAATGAAACGAAAGGGCTAATTAATGAAGAGAATATCAGCAAAACAAAAAAAGGTGTCTACTTCTTAAACTGTGCACGCGGCGGTATTATTGATGAAGAAGCACTTGCGAAATATATCGGAAACGGTCACGTTGCTGGTGCCGCCTTAGATGTGTATGAAACAGAACCGCCTGGAGAACACGTTTTACTGAAATATGATAATGTTATTTTTACACCTCATCTTGGAGCATCAACAAAAGAAGCACAGTTAAATGTTGCGACTCAAGTTGCTGATGAAGTGAGATTATTTTTAGAAGGAAAACCGGTCGCTAATTCAATCAACTTACCTTCAATGTCCAAAGATGTATTCGAAAAAATTCGTCCATTTCATCATTTGGCGAAACAAATGGGAGCCATCTTGTCACAATGTATGAAAGAAGTAATAAATGAACTGAATGTAACTTTTTCTGGAACTGTCGCTGACTTGGAAACAAATTACTTAACAAAAGCATTACTTTCTGGATTTTTTAAAGATCGAATCGACCTTCATGTAAATGAAGTCAATGCAATGCTTGCAGCAAAAGAAAGACATTTGACAGTAAGAGAAAAAATCTCTACAAACACGTACGGTTACGCCAACTGCATTACTGTAACCGGTAAAGGCGAAAGACATTCATTTACAATTCGCGGTACATTTATTGATCATTATGGTCCAAGAATTGTCTTTTTAAATGATTTTAATATTGATTTCTTACCTGAAGGAAATTTACTTTACGTTCAACATATGGACCGTCCTGGAGTGATTGGCCGTGTTGGAAGAATACTTGGCGATCATGGTATAAATATTGCAACAATGCAAGTTGGACGAAAAGAAGTAGGCGGAGAAGCAATTATGATCTTATCATTTGATAAACCTCTTTCAGAAGAGAATATTAAAACACTTTTACAATTAGATGATATCGTTTCAATTAATTCTATTTTATTATGATGATTAAAAAAGTTCGGAGCTTGCCCAGCTTCGGACTTTTATTTCTTTTTATGACGGCTATTATTTGAGGAATAAACCCGTTAGAAGCATTCTATACCCTCAATATTTCATTCGACTTTTTTCCGTACAATGATTGTTCGCCTGAACAATTAACGTTTGAGGAGAATCTCCCCGCTTCATTTCGTTATCTCTTCAATAGATGTATTGATTGTATAAACATGATCCTTTAATAAAACGACCGTTAATTTTTGTCCAGGAATAAGAAGATCACTTTGCAATTTGTTTCTTTCCATGATACTCCTTACTGTTACATCATGTTGCTTTGCAATCCCCCATAATGTATCGCCTAATACAACCTCATATTCTATCTCAACAATTTCTTGTTTCCTCTTTTCTTCTGTTGAACTCCTATCCTCATAAAACTCATTTAATCGAGTTGTAACTATGGAAGCATTTTTATCCGTATTTGCCTCTTCCTCAGTTAGTTTAGCTTCTTTTTTTTCTGCTACTGTAACTTCTTGTTGTCTATTCATTTGTTCAGAATCACTTTGCGTTGTTGCTTTTTCAACACTAGCTTGCTTTGTTACTTGTATTTCCTGTCCAACCTCAACACCACCGAGGATGACAGCTGGATTAATTGCGTTTTCTTTATTATAAGTCCAATTCGTTTGGTGAATTTCAAAATGAAGATGTACCCCAGAAGAATGTCCCGTATTCCCCATTTCACCGATTACTTCACCTTGATGAATCTTTTGACCATCATTTACATTTCGTTTATTTAAATGAGCATAAACCGTCTCATAATCCCCTTTATCATGCTATAAAAAAACAACATGGCCATAACTTTCAGAGTAATAGGATTTACTAACAGTTGCATCATCAACAGCATAAATGGGTGATCCAAGCCCACCGCCAATATCTATCCCTTTATGAGTTCCGCTCCTTGTACCAAATATATCTGTAATAATCCCTTCTGCAGGCCAAATCCAATTCGCATTTTGTTCAATCGTTTCTGCTTGAGAGTGCTTTCCGCCGAGAAAAAGCAAACTGACACATAAAGCCACGATTCCTGCAATTAAGAACCTTTTTAAATAATCCCGCATTTTTTTCCTCCTTAGTTAGCTTGTACTCTCTTTTTAATTCATATGATGGTTTAACGCCGACTAGAACTTATTTTTTTAAGAAATGTACAAAAGAAAGAAGCACTGCTGTTATTATTACGTGTTTAAACCCTTTTATATGAAAAAAAAACAGCCATTTCGGCTGATATATTGTTAGACATTTTATTTTTTATGATTTTCTGCAAGAAAACGCTTATTTGGCGATAATGGTACTTTTATTGGTTCAGATAAGTTAAAAGGTCCGATTTTTTCAATTGGAGCATTTTCAAATTTAACAGTATCGTAGCCAAAATCTTTTGCAGTCAGTAAAATGGCTTCAATTGAATATACTGTATTTTCGTCATTTTCTAGTTGGCTATCTTTTGTTAAATAAATAATTAACAATTGATCCTTCTCAACAATGCGCTCAATCTTTATATTTTCAGAAATCGATTGCATAAGTTCGTACTCAGGTATCGGCTGTTCCATATCTTCAAAGGCATTCTGAATATTATCGTATGATTTTGGGTAAGGTACTAAAAATGGTTTTTTATTATTAATCGGTTGAAATAAAAAATATCCATTGTTATTTTCTTTTTTTATA from Bacillus aquiflavi includes the following:
- a CDS encoding FeoA family protein translates to MTEANLFPLSDAEVGSRFLIKKIDIDGMMRRRLLDLGFVPGGEIIVLQKSPLGDPVAYRVSQTTIALRKEESSKIWGTILYGF
- a CDS encoding DoxX family protein, giving the protein MKFISPELGQVFISLPLPSPMSTMYVIALIEMICGIFILFNKWTRIATIPLMVIMLAALLLTKIPTLHSGFIQFAFNARLDIAMLVLLFLIFSQSSRG
- a CDS encoding inorganic diphosphatase, encoding MAFDNKIVEAFVEIPTGSQNKYEFDKERGIFKLDRVLFSPMFYPAEYGYLEHTLALDGDPLDILVLVTNPTFPGCIIHTRVIGFLNMIDSGEEDAKLIGVPVNDPRFDDIYTLEDVPKHKLKEISYFFEHYKDLQGKKTEVGDWEGPEAAANLIEECLVRYQQHK
- a CDS encoding ECF transporter S component; the protein is MKKLSIKAFTAVGMLSSIAYVLMILNFPIPPFPVFLEIDFSDIPALIAALIYGPAAGILVEIIKNILDYFMKGSPTGVPVGHIANVIAGITYILPTYYIYRKFKSKKGMTIGLMAGTIIMAIFMSVLNYYVILPAYTLFLNAQAMSAPETRQMVVGAILPFNIVKGFFITIVFMLLFNKLSNWINKQASY
- a CDS encoding M23 family metallopeptidase, coding for MRDYLKRFLIAGIVALCVSLLFLGGKHSQAETIEQNANWIWPAEGIITDIFGTRSGTHKGIDIGGGLGSPIYAVDDATVSKSYYSESYGHVVFL
- a CDS encoding nucleoside recognition domain-containing protein, translating into MNAASIHNKALKQLAEKANELSSHDTRDDIVQSIFKTTKEICRETVEFKKTKQQSQTEKLDKVFTSPIFGFPIMLLMLGIVFYITIAGANVPSEMLASFFGWLERYITRFFQFIHAPDWLYGVVVLGLYRGTSWVVSVMLPPMAIFFPIFALLENYGYLPRVAFNMDRMFKKAGAHGKQSLTMAMGFGCNAAAVISTRIIESPRERMIAILTNNFVPCNGRWPVLIILSSLFMAVGYSGGAKTLVTALVVVGIVLFGVFVTLFVSWLLSKTLLKGIPTHYTLELPPYRRPKFMNTIVRASIDKSWNVLKRAVVVAAPAGVLTWILANIYIGDTSIFMHAVQFLDPFATLLGLDGYILLAFILGLPANEIVLPILFMGYLSTGAMIEVEDLASLQQMFLDQGWTWLTALNMMLFSLLHYPCGTTLVNIYKETKSKKWTFFAFAIPTVIAIVITFITAQLVRLFGLV
- the serA gene encoding phosphoglycerate dehydrogenase; protein product: MYYVLVADAINEVGLQPLLEMENVDIIQKKTDDPTVPLDKIDALLVRSATKVDEKLLEKMPSLKIIARAGVGVDNIDINAATKHGIIVVNAPDGNTISTTEHTFAMMASLMRNIPQAHQSIKNLEWKRNAFVGTELYGKTLGIIGLGRIGSELAKRAMVFGMNVRVFDPFLTKERAAKLGIQPNTLDELLGNSDIITVHTPLTNETKGLINEENISKTKKGVYFLNCARGGIIDEEALAKYIGNGHVAGAALDVYETEPPGEHVLLKYDNVIFTPHLGASTKEAQLNVATQVADEVRLFLEGKPVANSINLPSMSKDVFEKIRPFHHLAKQMGAILSQCMKEVINELNVTFSGTVADLETNYLTKALLSGFFKDRIDLHVNEVNAMLAAKERHLTVREKISTNTYGYANCITVTGKGERHSFTIRGTFIDHYGPRIVFLNDFNIDFLPEGNLLYVQHMDRPGVIGRVGRILGDHGINIATMQVGRKEVGGEAIMILSFDKPLSEENIKTLLQLDDIVSINSILL